GAGGAATTCTAAAGAGGGTAAGGAAATATTCTGCCTTGGTATCGGTCCTCAGATAATGTTCCCAATCCGCAGGAAAAAGACCATACAGCCCAAGGCGCTGAATCGCATAAAAACCAGAAGAAGGATCATACGAAATATCCCGATTATCAAGTGATACCATTGACCAGATAGAATTGGAAGGAACCCAACGGTTATTCTTTTTTCGTAAGGTAGGATCAAAGGGACGATAAAGGGTCTCATCATAGGAATTGTACACAATACCGAGACGCAGTCCTCCTCCCACATTCAGGTTCCCCATCGGTGTACCAAATCTATACCCCGTTGAAAATCCCAGGGAGAATTTCCATTGGTCATAGGACATGAGGTATTCATCAAGGGGAGTCTCATCGCTATTTACGTATTGTTCGTAACTGTCAAAACCATCAGGATATGCATAATCCTCGTCGCCGTTAAAGATCGGAGCCAACGAATCCATGAGGGCCGTCTTAGTACTATGATTGAAGGTAAAATCGTAGGAACCACTCAAAGGTACTCCAAACATCCAGCGCTGGGTATAGGTAAAACTAACCAGTTGGGTGTTCGGCGAGGCGGTGAGTTCCAGGCCAATGGTATTGCCTCCACCTAAAAAGTTCCGGTCGTTATATTTTAGAAGTCCCGATATGGGGAAGGCTTTTGGATCGGAGGAACCAGAGAAGGTAAGACCAAATTGGATATCCGTGGTAGGTTGTTCTTCTACATTAAAAACGAGATTCATAAGGTTTTCCGCACTTCCCTGGGGAGTGTCAGGAATAATAGACGAAAAATACTGAAGATTATATAGATTTCTCAGTCCATCAAGAACTTTGTTTTTAGAAAAAATATCTCCGGGTTCAAGAGGAATTTCTCGAAGAATTACCTCTTCTTTTGTTTTTTTGTTTCCTCGAATAATAATATTTTCGATGTATGCCCGGGGCCGCTCCACAATGGTGATAGTGTAATCGATGGTCCCTGCTTCTTCATTCCGTTTTTCAGTACGGGTAATGGTATTAAAAATATATCCGTTTTCATAGTACAGGTCTGCCACCCGCTGCATATCTGCTTCAAGACGTTGGGCATTAATCGGTTGTTGTGGCTTTGCACTTATGAGACCCTCAAGTTGTTTGGTAGGAAACAGTTTATTACCCTCAAAGGTTATCTTCCCCAGGGTATACATTTTTCCCTCAAATATTTTAAACGTGAGGGTCATCAAATTTCGGCCCTGTTCATCCTTCCTTGTTTGTTTATATACATCTACCACTCGGGCATCCACATAGCCCCGGTTTCGGTAATACTGGGCAAGGGTGTTCTGATCCGCCAGGAGTTTTGCCTCCTGGAAAGCCCCATCATTAAAGAGAGACTTAGGTTTGAGAGAAAGCTGGGAACGGAGGGTATTTTCTGAAAAAACGGTATTTCCTTCAAAGCGGATAGCTTCAACAACAACCCGCTCACCTTCTTCAATAATGAAACGAACTTCTACGGTGTTTTGACCTTTTGCAGAAGTCCCTTCTATCACCTGAGATTGCACAGAAACATCGGGATAGCCCTTTTCAAGGTACTTATTACGAATAGCCTCTTCGTCAGCCCGCAATTTAATGGTATTTACCACCTCATTTTGTTTGATAGTGATAGCATCCTGTAGTTCCCCACTCCGAATAGCCGTATTCCCCTGAAACTGAATACGGGATACCACGGGCTTTTCTTTTACAATAAACTTCAAAATAACCGCCTGGGCTGTTTCATCTGCGGGGATAGCCCGGGGAGTCAGGGTATCAAAATACTCCAAGGCATACAGTTTCCCCTGCAATTCCCAAAAAAGAGTATCCGTAAAAAAACGTCCGATATAGGGAGAGGTAATACCTTCCAATTCAGAGGTACTTACATGTTGTAACCCTTCAAAGGTGATGTCTTTTATGGGCTTACCAATGTACCATTCATCGGATTGCTGGGCTCCAAGAAAGGTCCCTCCCAGGACAAAAACCAACACAAACCATAATCTGCGCATGGAAGCTCCTTCTTTCATTAAATTACTCTTAAAATGACCATTTCCATGTAATTGTCAATGACTGATCAGACATAAACAAATGCTCTTGATGTTTTGGCGTAATACTCCATTCTATCATGAAAAGAGGGGTTCTGAGTTCTAATCCCACTTCTGACTCGATAGACAACCCTCCTGCAAAGGTATTTGCCTGTTGTTCATCATACTTTAAAGAGACCAGAGATTGCAAGAACAAATCCGGCCCAAAGTACTTGCCAATATAAACAGTGGTATTATCAAAATAGTTACCAATCCCCCTGTTTTTCTGAAGGGTACCTTCTTCTGTAACTCCTGAAACCTGCACCAGGGCATTCTGGAGCACCTGGGTTCGAATAGAAAACATATCTAAACCCAGGGTAGAACGCACATTCTGTTCAAAATATCGCATAATTCCAAATTGGGTAAGAACATCCGAGGAAATCGTAAGAAGAGTTCCCTGTAACGAGGTTCCTACAACATTTTGCCCGAGAATCGAAAGAATTTCCGATTGAGAAAGGGCAGGACTCGATTCAAAACGGGGAATAAAACGAGAAAGAGGGGTATTATCCACCACCATCGTAATGGTAACCGGTCCATTTTCGGTGCGATCCCGCAATTCAGCCTGGATGCTTATGGAGGGATCCACTTTTATTTCATTTTCGTTAAAAACAAGTTTACCTCTTCGCAGGAAAAAGCTCCGTTGTAAGTAATACACTTCTCCCGTCCGTAATTGAATGGTACCACGAAGCGAAAAACGACCGGTCTGACTATTAGAAAGGACTTGCAAAGAAGAACCAGCATCACTATAGGCTCGAAGAATAGGGAAATCCTGAGAAGGCCAGAGGAAAGCCACATTTTTATCGGTATATATCATCAAGTTGGTAGTGATATGAGGTCCAGAGGAAGAAACATCTGTCTGCTTTAGTTCCTCGGGAAGGTACGTGATGGTGCTATTGGTTGCCCACAGGTTCCCCGTCAAAGCAAAGAGATCTTCTGTAAACGAAAGAGACAACGTACCATAGGCGAATCCCTTGGCTGTGATCCCCAAGAGGGCAATACGATAGGGGATGGCCTTTTCTCGTTCTGTTTGGATGGTGAGCTGAAAATTTTGAGGAATCCAGCGTTCAAATTGCATGGTCGTCGAAAGGATCGTCTCGCCTGTTGAGAATATTCCCCGGACCGGTTCAAGACGAAGTAGGGAATTTTCAACGACAAAATGAGCCTGTGGGACTGTACAGCTATCAGTAATCCACTCTGTAAGAGTAAACCGAAGATTTTCTCCGGTCACTGATCCTTCTATTTGAGGATCCTGGACGCTCCCAGAAAGTCGGAGATCTCCGATAAGGATACCTTGAGAAAAAGTAAGAAGGGTCTGAAAGGGAAGGTATTTCCACAAAGAGGGCACATCAACCACAAAAGAATGGATCTGAATATTCATCAGTTGATTCTGAATAGTCCCTTCAAATAATGCGTTAAGAGGAAGGGGCTTGGAAAGAGACCCATAGAGGTTCCCTTCTCTATCCAGACGAATTGAAATTGCCTCTCCTGGCCCCCCATAGATAAGCATATGCTGCCGATCCTGTTCGTAGTGCAAAGAAAAGGGTTCTACCGGCTGGTTATCCCAGGTACCTTTGGTAAGAGAGAACACACTCACCAGCGGGGTCGTATAGAACTCAGGAGTGAGAAAATCGGCCCAGGAAGAAGGAGAAGTAAAGGTACTCCGATTTTCAAAAAATATAT
The sequence above is drawn from the Treponema sp. J25 genome and encodes:
- the bamA gene encoding outer membrane protein assembly factor BamA — translated: MRRLWFVLVFVLGGTFLGAQQSDEWYIGKPIKDITFEGLQHVSTSELEGITSPYIGRFFTDTLFWELQGKLYALEYFDTLTPRAIPADETAQAVILKFIVKEKPVVSRIQFQGNTAIRSGELQDAITIKQNEVVNTIKLRADEEAIRNKYLEKGYPDVSVQSQVIEGTSAKGQNTVEVRFIIEEGERVVVEAIRFEGNTVFSENTLRSQLSLKPKSLFNDGAFQEAKLLADQNTLAQYYRNRGYVDARVVDVYKQTRKDEQGRNLMTLTFKIFEGKMYTLGKITFEGNKLFPTKQLEGLISAKPQQPINAQRLEADMQRVADLYYENGYIFNTITRTEKRNEEAGTIDYTITIVERPRAYIENIIIRGNKKTKEEVILREIPLEPGDIFSKNKVLDGLRNLYNLQYFSSIIPDTPQGSAENLMNLVFNVEEQPTTDIQFGLTFSGSSDPKAFPISGLLKYNDRNFLGGGNTIGLELTASPNTQLVSFTYTQRWMFGVPLSGSYDFTFNHSTKTALMDSLAPIFNGDEDYAYPDGFDSYEQYVNSDETPLDEYLMSYDQWKFSLGFSTGYRFGTPMGNLNVGGGLRLGIVYNSYDETLYRPFDPTLRKKNNRWVPSNSIWSMVSLDNRDISYDPSSGFYAIQRLGLYGLFPADWEHYLRTDTKAEYFLTLFRIPLSESFTFKGVFGLHSGVSFIFPQIVDGTPQIEDSNKLVIDGMFVGRGWYSMRLTYGMALWENWAELRFPLVPNILALDWFFDAAAIKKDYASFVSSLSLEDFRFSFGAGLRFTIPQFPFRFSLAKRFKVVDNQIQWQDGGIGSWGLDFVLSFALSSY